A section of the Saccopteryx leptura isolate mSacLep1 chromosome 4, mSacLep1_pri_phased_curated, whole genome shotgun sequence genome encodes:
- the NUBP1 gene encoding cytosolic Fe-S cluster assembly factor NUBP1 has protein sequence MEETPHDCPGTGSAQAGQGAACQGCPNQRLCASGAGAAPDPAIEEIEEKMKTVKHKILVLSGKGGVGKSTFSAHLAHALAEDENTQVALLDIDICGPSIPKIMGLEGEQVHQSGSGWSPVFLEDNLAVMSVGFLLSSPDDAVIWRGPKKNGMIKQFLRDVDWGEVDYLIVDTPPGTSDEHLSAVQYLAAAHIDGAVIITTPQEVSLQDVRKEISFCHKVKLPIIGVVENMSGFVCPQCKKESQIFPPTTGGAEVMCQDLKIPLLGKVPLDPHIGKSCDEGRSFLTDAPDSPATLAYRSIIQRIQEFCGLHQPKEESLISS, from the exons ATGGAGGAGACGCCGCACG ACTGTCCCGGAACCGGCAGCGCCCAGGCGGGCCAAGGGGCAGCATGTCAAGGGTGCCCCAACCAACGGCTGTGCGCTTCAGGAGCCGGCGCTGCTCCCGACCCAG CCATAGAGGAAATCGAAGAGAAAATGAAGACCGTGAAACACAAAATCCTGGTATTGTCTGGGAAAGGCGGTGTTGGGAAGAGCACGTTCAGCGCCCACCTTGCTCACGCCCTGGCGGAGGATGAAAACACGCAG GTAGCTCTCCTGGACATCGATATATGCGGGCCGTCGATTCCCAAAATAATGGGATTGGAAGGAGAACAG GTTCACCAGAGTGGCTCGGGCTGGTCTCCAGTG TTCCTGGAAGACAACCTGGCGGTGATGTCGGTGGGCTTCTTACTCAGCAGCCCCGATGACGCTGTTATCTGGAGAGGACCGAAGAAAAATG GCATGATCAAGCAGTTCCTTCGCGACGTGGACTGGGGCGAGGTTGACTACCTCATCGTGGACACCCCGCCCGGGACGTCGGACGAGCACCTCTCGGCCGTGCAGTACCTGGCCGCGGCACACATTGATGGGGCGGTGATAATCACCACCCCGCAG GAGGTGTCCCTCCAGGATGTCCGGAAAGAAATCAGCTTCTGTCACAAGGTGAAGCTGCCCATCATCGGGGTGGTGGAGAACATGAGCGGCTTCGTCTGCCCGCAGTGTAAG AAAGAGTCTCAGATCTTCCCGCCAACGACGGGGGGTGCGGAGGTCATGTGCCAGGATCTGAAGATCCCCCTCCTGGGCAAAGTGCCTCTGGACCCGCACATAG GCAAGAGTTGTGACGAAGGACGGTCTTTTTTGACTGACGCGCCGGACTCACCAGCCACATTAGCCTACAGAAGTATAATTCAGA GAATCCAGGAGTTTTGTGGTCTCCATCAGCCGAAAGAAGAGAGCCTCATCAGCTCCTGA